One region of Aurantimonas sp. HBX-1 genomic DNA includes:
- a CDS encoding cation transporter, with protein MPCFLAAWIEDVLSLLPPAAFLIAEKFSRRSPSRRFPYGLQRFNSIAFLASAVALTVLGGLLFVESAWKLVMAEHPTIGSVALSS; from the coding sequence ATGCCGTGCTTTCTGGCTGCGTGGATCGAGGACGTTCTCAGCCTCCTGCCGCCCGCCGCCTTCCTGATCGCCGAGAAGTTCTCGCGGCGGAGCCCGAGCCGGCGGTTCCCCTACGGGCTGCAGCGCTTCAACTCGATCGCGTTCCTCGCCAGCGCCGTCGCGCTGACCGTGCTCGGCGGCCTGCTCTTCGTGGAATCGGCATGGAAGCTGGTGATGGCCGAGCATCCGACCATCGGTTCGGTCGCCCTCTCTTCGTGA
- a CDS encoding YbaN family protein codes for MRWLWLLLGGLSLVAGAAGAVLPLLPATPFLLLSAFAFSRGSPRLEAWLVGHSHLGPPIRNWRNGRTIGRRAKRTALAVMVVTFAASWLLGVGATVLAIQFVALAGAGLFVATRPEPEPERADGGHRRPDDTPLR; via the coding sequence ATGCGGTGGCTCTGGCTCCTTCTGGGAGGTCTTTCCCTCGTCGCCGGCGCCGCCGGCGCGGTGCTCCCGCTGCTGCCGGCCACCCCCTTCCTGCTGCTCAGCGCCTTCGCCTTCTCCCGCGGCTCGCCCCGCCTGGAAGCCTGGCTGGTCGGCCATTCGCATCTCGGTCCGCCGATCCGCAACTGGCGCAACGGCAGGACGATCGGCCGGCGCGCCAAGCGCACCGCGCTGGCGGTCATGGTTGTCACCTTCGCCGCCAGCTGGCTGCTCGGGGTCGGCGCGACGGTTCTGGCGATCCAGTTCGTGGCCTTGGCCGGGGCCGGCTTGTTCGTCGCGACACGGCCGGAGCCAGAGCCGGAACGTGCGGACGGCGGTCACCGGAGACCCGACGACACCCCCCTTCGATAA
- a CDS encoding methyltransferase domain-containing protein has protein sequence MTSWLHRQRLEAVLAAVRGCGARSVLDLGCGDGDLLALLADEPQIERLVGIDLSQEALARLRTRLGTKLTETAGRIAIVHGSLIEAGPRYAGFDCAVLVETIEHVDPARLGSLERAVFATMRSATVVVTTPNAEFNALLGVPLNRFRHPDHRFEWDRPRFRQWAEGVAARNRYLVTCSDIAGNHRDFGGASQMARFVRQEVEVSEAP, from the coding sequence GTGACGTCCTGGCTGCACCGGCAGCGGCTGGAGGCGGTGCTCGCGGCGGTGCGCGGCTGCGGCGCGCGCAGCGTGCTGGATCTCGGCTGCGGCGACGGCGACCTGCTGGCGCTGCTAGCGGACGAGCCGCAGATCGAGCGGCTGGTCGGCATCGACCTGTCGCAGGAGGCGCTGGCGCGGCTGCGCACGCGGCTCGGCACGAAACTGACCGAGACGGCCGGCCGCATCGCGATCGTCCACGGCTCGCTGATCGAGGCGGGGCCGCGATATGCCGGCTTCGACTGCGCCGTGTTGGTGGAGACGATAGAGCATGTCGACCCGGCCCGCCTCGGCTCGCTCGAGCGGGCGGTGTTCGCCACGATGCGGTCGGCGACGGTGGTGGTGACGACGCCGAATGCCGAGTTCAACGCCCTCTTGGGGGTGCCGCTCAACCGGTTCCGCCATCCCGACCATCGCTTCGAATGGGACCGTCCACGGTTCCGCCAGTGGGCGGAGGGTGTGGCGGCGCGGAACCGCTACCTCGTGACCTGCTCCGACATTGCCGGAAACCACAGGGACTTCGGCGGCGCGAGCCAGATGGCGCGGTTCGTGCGCCAGGAAGTCGAGGTCTCCGAGGCGCCCTGA
- a CDS encoding PLP-dependent aminotransferase family protein, whose amino-acid sequence MTAPECTATRTVALMDEIRRRMATRSLAAGEKLPSVRGFAAAMGVSPSTVVEAYDRLAAEGLIRSRPGSGFFVAGSLPPLLLAEVEPRLEREIDPFWVSRQSLDAGAGVSRPGCGWLPADWMPNASLRKALRGLARADDAVLADYGPTRGSLDLRRLLARQFAAEGIEAGADRILLTGSGTQALDLLCRFFLQPGDTVLLDDPCYFNFQALLRAHRVHIVSVPWTPQGPDPALFAQAVETHRPRLYVTNSAIHNPTGATLSPAVAHRILTMAAAADMTIVEDDIFADFEPEPSTRLAALDGLARVVRIGSFSKTLSASVRCGYIAARSDWIEGLIDLQVATCFGGVSPLAAGLVHATLSDGSYRKHMAALRTRLARRRKDAVAALAGLGIAPWTLPRGGFTLWCRLPDGQDAADMARLALRQGVVLAPGNVFSVAQTAPDMMRFNVAQMDGKVLEVLRALPVARASPD is encoded by the coding sequence ATGACCGCCCCCGAGTGTACCGCGACGCGAACCGTCGCGCTGATGGACGAAATCCGCCGCCGCATGGCGACGCGCAGCCTTGCCGCCGGCGAGAAGCTGCCCTCCGTGCGCGGCTTCGCGGCGGCGATGGGTGTCTCGCCGTCGACGGTGGTCGAGGCCTACGACCGGCTGGCGGCGGAGGGCCTGATCCGCTCCCGGCCGGGCTCCGGCTTCTTCGTCGCCGGCTCCCTGCCGCCCCTGCTGCTCGCCGAGGTCGAGCCCCGGCTGGAGCGCGAGATCGATCCGTTCTGGGTGTCGCGGCAGTCGCTCGACGCCGGCGCCGGGGTATCGCGTCCCGGCTGCGGCTGGCTGCCGGCGGACTGGATGCCGAACGCGTCGCTCCGCAAGGCCCTGCGCGGCCTCGCCCGGGCGGACGATGCGGTGCTCGCCGACTACGGGCCGACGCGCGGCTCGCTCGACCTGCGCCGGCTGCTGGCCCGCCAGTTCGCCGCCGAAGGCATCGAGGCCGGCGCCGACCGTATCCTGCTGACCGGTTCGGGCACCCAGGCGCTCGACCTTCTGTGCCGCTTCTTCCTGCAGCCCGGCGACACGGTGCTGCTCGACGATCCCTGCTACTTCAACTTCCAGGCGCTGCTGCGCGCCCACCGCGTCCACATCGTCAGCGTGCCGTGGACGCCACAAGGGCCGGACCCGGCTCTGTTCGCGCAGGCCGTGGAAACCCACCGGCCGCGCCTCTACGTCACCAATTCCGCCATCCACAACCCGACCGGCGCCACCCTCTCGCCGGCGGTCGCGCACCGCATCCTGACGATGGCCGCCGCGGCCGACATGACGATCGTCGAGGACGACATTTTCGCCGATTTCGAGCCCGAGCCCTCGACCCGGCTTGCCGCGCTCGACGGCCTCGCCCGGGTGGTGCGGATCGGCAGCTTCTCCAAGACGCTCTCGGCCTCCGTGCGCTGCGGCTACATCGCGGCGCGCAGCGACTGGATCGAAGGGCTGATCGACCTGCAGGTCGCGACCTGCTTCGGCGGCGTGAGCCCGCTCGCCGCCGGGCTCGTGCATGCCACCCTCAGCGACGGCAGCTACCGCAAGCACATGGCGGCGCTCAGGACCCGCCTCGCCCGGCGGCGCAAGGACGCCGTCGCGGCGCTTGCCGGATTGGGCATCGCGCCATGGACGCTGCCGCGCGGCGGCTTCACCCTCTGGTGCCGGCTGCCGGACGGGCAGGACGCCGCCGATATGGCCCGGCTCGCCCTTCGCCAGGGCGTCGTCCTGGCGCCCGGCAACGTCTTCAGCGTCGCCCAGACCGCGCCGGACATGATGCGCTTCAACGTCGCGCAGATGGACGGCAAGGTGCTGGAAGTCCTGCGCGCGCTGCCTGTCGCGCGCGCTTCGCCTGACTAG
- a CDS encoding chloride channel protein, with protein MLRRSRILWGSQRVWRPRLVFWAGALAIGLVSVGFALLADAAHQAFESVRSTAGYGMVAMLVLPPAGFALSAYLALRFFPNSQGSGIPQAIAARHLDVDADRGQLLSLRIAAGKILLTLLGLLSGASIGREGPTVQVGAAIMLAAGRFGGMAQARGLILAGSAAGIAAAFNTPLAGIVFAIEEMGRAYEARTNGLVLSAVVLAGLASLGLTGNYTYFGESDAVASTMQDWGLVIACGVAGGALGAVFTASALWLLRRIRRWSASAPMPRTVGAAALCGVVVAAVGLLSDGATYGTGYEQARRAIEGDPLPLLFFAEKFVAGLASMASGIPGGIFAPSLAVGAGLGSTIGVLVGAGSALAATLAMAGYFAGVVQAPMTAFVIILEMTGNHGNVIPLMLASLLGFGTARLVSGTPLYHNLARNFVADVLRVRRSQAREGEDAGS; from the coding sequence ATGCTTCGGCGATCCCGCATTCTCTGGGGATCGCAGCGCGTCTGGCGTCCGCGCCTGGTCTTCTGGGCGGGCGCGCTGGCGATCGGCCTGGTCAGCGTCGGCTTCGCGCTGCTGGCGGATGCCGCGCACCAGGCCTTCGAATCCGTCCGGTCCACCGCGGGTTACGGGATGGTGGCGATGCTGGTGCTGCCGCCGGCCGGCTTTGCCCTGTCGGCCTATCTGGCGCTGCGCTTCTTCCCCAACTCCCAGGGAAGCGGCATTCCCCAGGCAATCGCCGCGCGCCATCTCGACGTCGATGCCGATCGCGGGCAGCTCCTGTCGCTGCGCATCGCGGCGGGCAAGATCCTCCTGACGCTGCTCGGGCTTCTGTCCGGCGCCTCGATCGGGCGGGAAGGACCCACTGTCCAGGTCGGGGCGGCGATCATGCTGGCGGCGGGACGCTTCGGCGGCATGGCCCAGGCGCGCGGCCTCATCCTCGCCGGCTCGGCCGCCGGCATAGCCGCGGCCTTCAACACCCCGCTGGCCGGGATCGTCTTCGCGATCGAGGAGATGGGCCGCGCCTACGAGGCGCGGACCAACGGCCTCGTTCTTTCCGCCGTCGTGCTTGCCGGCCTCGCCTCGCTCGGGCTGACCGGCAACTACACCTATTTCGGCGAGAGCGACGCCGTGGCCAGCACCATGCAGGACTGGGGACTGGTGATCGCCTGCGGCGTCGCCGGCGGGGCCCTGGGCGCGGTCTTCACCGCCAGCGCGCTCTGGCTGCTGCGCCGGATCCGGCGCTGGTCGGCCAGCGCCCCGATGCCGCGCACCGTCGGCGCCGCCGCCCTCTGCGGGGTGGTCGTCGCCGCCGTGGGCCTCCTGTCGGACGGCGCCACCTACGGCACCGGCTACGAACAGGCGCGCCGCGCGATCGAGGGCGACCCGCTGCCGCTGCTGTTCTTCGCCGAGAAGTTCGTCGCCGGCCTCGCCTCGATGGCGTCGGGCATTCCCGGCGGCATCTTCGCCCCGTCGCTGGCGGTGGGGGCCGGTCTCGGATCCACCATCGGCGTGTTGGTCGGGGCGGGGTCGGCGCTCGCCGCGACGCTGGCGATGGCCGGCTATTTCGCCGGCGTCGTCCAGGCGCCGATGACCGCCTTCGTCATCATCCTCGAGATGACCGGCAACCATGGCAACGTCATCCCGCTGATGCTCGCCTCGCTGCTCGGCTTCGGCACCGCCCGCCTGGTGTCCGGGACGCCGCTCTACCATAATCTCGCCCGCAACTTCGTCGCCGACGTGCTGCGCGTCCGCCGGTCGCAGGCCCGCGAGGGCGAGGACGCGGGTTCCTAG
- a CDS encoding DMT family transporter yields the protein MDRTYAGWGSGLLGVVIFSGSLPATRVAIGGFSPLFLTSIRAVIAALLGAGLLLLLRQRRPAAGDLAPLAIVAAGVVIGFPLLTALALQHVTAAHSIVFVGLLPLATAGFAVLRGGERPRPAFWLFSVAGGLSVAGFALAQGGPASLAGDLMMVGAILLCGLGYAEGASLSRRLGGWQVISWALIVALPAMAAVALATLPATFDGVGAPAWWGLAYVSVFSMLVGFVFWYRGLALGGIAGVGQLQLLQPFFGLALAGLLLGEPVAPTMIAVTGLVIACVVGAKRFA from the coding sequence ATGGATCGAACCTATGCGGGCTGGGGCAGCGGGCTGCTCGGCGTCGTCATCTTCAGCGGCTCGCTGCCGGCGACGCGCGTCGCGATCGGCGGCTTCTCGCCGCTGTTCCTGACCTCCATCCGCGCCGTCATCGCGGCGCTGCTGGGCGCCGGCCTGCTGCTGCTGCTGCGCCAGCGGCGGCCGGCCGCCGGCGACCTCGCGCCGCTCGCCATCGTCGCCGCCGGCGTCGTGATCGGCTTCCCGCTCCTGACGGCGCTCGCCCTCCAGCACGTCACCGCCGCCCATTCCATCGTCTTCGTCGGTCTGCTGCCGCTGGCGACGGCGGGTTTCGCGGTGCTGCGCGGTGGCGAGCGGCCGAGGCCCGCCTTCTGGCTGTTCTCGGTCGCCGGCGGCCTGTCGGTGGCGGGCTTCGCGCTGGCACAGGGCGGGCCCGCCTCGCTGGCCGGCGACCTGATGATGGTCGGGGCGATCCTGCTCTGCGGCCTCGGCTATGCGGAAGGGGCCAGCCTGTCGCGCCGGCTGGGCGGCTGGCAGGTGATCTCCTGGGCGCTCATCGTGGCGCTGCCGGCGATGGCCGCCGTGGCGCTGGCGACGCTGCCCGCGACGTTCGACGGGGTCGGCGCGCCGGCCTGGTGGGGGCTCGCCTATGTCTCGGTGTTCTCGATGCTCGTCGGCTTCGTGTTCTGGTACCGGGGCCTGGCGCTCGGCGGCATCGCAGGCGTCGGCCAGCTGCAGCTGCTGCAGCCGTTCTTCGGGCTGGCGCTGGCGGGGCTGCTGCTCGGCGAGCCGGTGGCTCCGACGATGATCGCGGTCACCGGGCTGGTGATCGCGTGCGTCGTGGGCGCAAAGCGCTTTGCCTGA